One Gymnogyps californianus isolate 813 unplaced genomic scaffold, ASM1813914v2 HiC_scaffold_31, whole genome shotgun sequence genomic region harbors:
- the LOC127028277 gene encoding olfactory receptor 14A16-like, whose product MSNGSSITEFLLLAFADTRELQLLHFWLLLGIYLAALLGNSLIITAVACDHRLHTPMYFFLLNLSLIDLGSISTTLPKAMANSLWDNRSISYVGCAAQLFLFSFLLGAEYFLLTVMAYDRYVAICKPLHYGTLLGSRACVHMAAAAWGSGFLHTVLHTANTFSLPLCQGNVLHQFFCEIPHILKLACSNAHLREVGLLVVIACLFFGCFTFIVLSYVQIFRAVLRIPSKQGRHKAVSMCLPHLAVVSLFVSTSFFAYLKPPSTSSQSLDLLMAVLYSVVPPIVNPFIYSMRNKEIKDSLRKVFQHILFQHH is encoded by the coding sequence ATGTCCAACGGCAGCTCCATCAccgagttcctcctcctggcatttgcagacacacgggagctgcagctcttgcacttctggctcttgctgggcatctacctggctgccctcctgggcaacagcctcatcatcaccgctgtagcctgcgaccaccgcctccacactcccatgtacttcttcctcctcaacctaTCCCTCATCGActtgggctccatctccaccactctccccaaagccatggccaattccctgtGGGACAACAGGTCTATTTCCTATGTAggatgtgctgcccagctctttctcttttccttcttgcttggAGCAGAGTATTTTCTCCTCactgtcatggcctatgaccgctatgttgccatctgcaaacccctgcactacgggaccctcctgggcagcagagcttgtgtccacatggcagcagctgcctggggcagtgggtttctccatactgtgctgcacactgccaatacattttccctacctctctgccaaggcaatgtcctgcaccagttcttctgtgaaatcccccacatcctcaagcTCGCCTGCTCAAATGCCCACCTCAGGGAAGTCGGGCTTCTTGTGGTCATTGCCTGTTTATTCTTTGGGTGTTTTACTTTCATTGTGCTGTCttatgtgcagatcttcagggccgtgctgaggatcccctcgaagcagggacggcacaaagctGTTTCCatgtgcctccctcacctggccgtggtctccctcTTTGTCAGCACCTCTTtttttgcctacctgaagccccctTCCACATCCTCCCAATCCCTGGATCTGCTGATGGCAGTCCTGTACTCGGTGGTGCCTCCAATAGTGAACCCcttcatctacagcatgaggaacaaagAGATCAAAGATTCCCTGAGGAAAGTATTTCAACACATACTATTTCAGCATCATTAA